The following proteins are encoded in a genomic region of Saccharopolyspora antimicrobica:
- a CDS encoding hydroxymethylglutaryl-CoA lyase: MVLITEVSLRDGLQIEPVVVPTADKIRFGELLVDAGFQSLEIGSFVSPKRVPTMADTAEVVTGLAGRPATFHTLVLNERGAQRAVEAGAKHARLVMSASEGHSESNSGVSTAEAMQRLARAAEILHDAGVSTEGCIATAFVCPFDGDTPVERVVRVARHYERIGVDVLHLADTIGAASPSDITRAVTAVRDVFPIERIGLHLHSTYGMADANAWEAYRCGIRRFDAALGGLGGCPFAPGATGNIAADDLIHLFHREGVDTGIDVSKLGELREHLAGLVGHALPSALAKIPAVPAEVRR, encoded by the coding sequence ATGGTGCTCATCACCGAGGTGTCGCTGCGCGACGGGTTGCAGATCGAACCGGTGGTGGTGCCCACCGCGGACAAGATCCGGTTCGGCGAGCTGCTGGTGGACGCCGGCTTCCAGAGCCTGGAGATCGGCTCGTTCGTCAGCCCGAAGCGGGTGCCGACGATGGCCGACACCGCCGAGGTCGTCACCGGGCTGGCCGGCCGGCCCGCGACCTTCCACACGCTCGTGCTCAACGAGCGCGGTGCGCAGCGCGCGGTCGAGGCGGGTGCCAAGCACGCGCGGCTGGTGATGTCGGCCAGCGAAGGCCACAGCGAGTCGAATTCCGGTGTCAGCACAGCGGAAGCGATGCAGCGCCTGGCCCGCGCGGCGGAGATCCTGCACGACGCCGGGGTCAGCACCGAGGGCTGCATCGCGACGGCGTTCGTGTGCCCGTTCGACGGCGACACCCCGGTGGAGCGCGTGGTGCGCGTCGCCCGGCACTACGAGCGCATCGGTGTCGACGTCCTGCACCTCGCCGACACCATCGGCGCCGCCTCGCCCAGCGACATCACCCGCGCGGTCACCGCCGTGCGCGACGTGTTCCCGATCGAGCGGATCGGCCTGCACCTGCACAGCACCTACGGCATGGCCGATGCCAACGCCTGGGAGGCCTACCGCTGCGGCATCCGCCGGTTCGACGCCGCGCTCGGCGGGCTCGGCGGCTGTCCCTTCGCGCCGGGCGCCACCGGGAACATCGCCGCCGACGACCTGATCCACCTGTTCCACCGCGAGGGCGTCGACACCGGCATCGACGTCTCGAAGCTCGGCGAGCTGCGCGAGCACCTCGCAGGACTGGTCGGGCACGCGCTGCCGTCGGCGCTGGCGAAGATCCCCGCGGTACCGGCCGAAGTGCGGCGCTAG
- a CDS encoding IclR family transcriptional regulator, whose protein sequence is MAEPFATGVGVLDRSVAILDCVESNPMGTSDLARALGLTVSTAHRLATALVAHGLLRRDAAGCFHLGPRFATSALAETAQPVLAELCAETGESAQLWVRRADRRLCVVSIESAEELRASQPVGSLLPLPRGSAAQVLLGEQNPDGRGWVESVEDRAPGVGSVSAPVRLHGDTVAAVCLSAPTQRLQPSPGQCFGSQVVAAAARIEAALRS, encoded by the coding sequence ATGGCCGAACCGTTCGCCACCGGTGTCGGGGTGCTGGACCGCTCGGTCGCGATCCTGGACTGCGTCGAGAGCAACCCGATGGGCACCAGCGACCTGGCCAGGGCCCTCGGGCTGACGGTGTCCACCGCGCACCGCCTGGCCACCGCGCTCGTCGCGCACGGCCTGCTGCGCCGGGACGCGGCGGGCTGCTTCCACCTCGGGCCGCGCTTCGCGACCTCCGCGCTGGCCGAAACGGCGCAGCCGGTGCTGGCGGAACTGTGCGCGGAGACGGGGGAATCCGCGCAGCTGTGGGTGCGCCGCGCCGACCGCCGGCTCTGCGTGGTGAGCATCGAATCGGCCGAGGAGCTGCGCGCCAGCCAGCCGGTGGGCAGCCTGCTGCCGCTTCCTCGCGGCTCGGCGGCGCAGGTCCTGCTCGGCGAGCAGAACCCGGACGGGCGCGGATGGGTCGAGAGCGTCGAGGACCGCGCGCCGGGCGTCGGATCGGTCAGCGCACCGGTCCGCCTGCACGGCGACACCGTGGCGGCGGTGTGCCTCTCGGCTCCGACGCAACGGTTGCAACCCAGCCCCGGCCAGTGCTTCGGAAGCCAAGTCGTCGCCGCCGCAGCCCGCATCGAGGCCGCGTTGCGGTCCTAG